Below is a window of Arabidopsis thaliana chromosome 2, partial sequence DNA.
AACCATCGGAGCTCAAGTGAAAAACGACGCCGTTAAGCTGCATCTTTCAAGAtagataaaaacttttgtCGATCGCTTCATCTCTCACAGAGTTTCGGCTCCTCCGTTGTGTTTCAGGACGACgcaaaggggaaaaaaaattgaattctttCTCTCCAAGCGAAACTAGGGTTTCGAAAGTCTCTGTCTCATCAAAGCTTCGAAAAGGTAGATTTATGGTTTCTTACTCTCCTTTCTCTATGATATTCCAATTTCTTGCGAGCTTGCTCAGTGTTCTTACCTTATATTTACCGAACCAGTGCCTTTATATTCTATCACATTCGAAGTTATTGGTTTCTGGTTACTTATATTGCTTATTGTTCTATGACTACGATATAATTATCCCAaagatttgttcttttctcCGAATTTGGATTAGAAATGGATATACTCAAATTCTGAACATGCCCAGAAGAATCCTTGTTTTGGTCAATGTTGGGTTCTAATTGGTTGTGTTCGTTGTTTGctgttgatttgttttcttttcagaaAGTGATTGCATTAAGAGAAACATTGGGATAAAAGATGAGCTTTACTCAGGCTAATTGTTTTCGACCATCCTACTATCCTGCAAGGATAACACGACCAAATTGCATCTCCAGTGTACCTATTAGGTCTTCAGTACGCTTTGATCACTTCCCGCGTACCTCGTTTACTCTTCGAGCTACTGCTGCAGTGTCTACTCAGTTTTCGCCTCTTCTTGATCATCGCCGTCGTTTACCTACTGGGAAATCGAAACAAAGTTCTGCTGTGTGCTTATTTGGTGGGAAAGATAAACCTGATGGTAGTGATGAGGTCAGATGCTTTTTCCTCATGTTAAGTTCTTCTGCCTGTAAATGAATTTACTTTGCAACTGGAGAGtgatttcttttgtgtttgtttctaaGAACTTTGCTGTTCTGTTTGCTGATGATAAGTgtgttcttcttattttttcaattttgttcttAGTGATTGTTGTAATGAATTTTGTTATCAGATATCGCCATGGAAAGCAATAGAGAAAGCTATGGGGAAGAAATCGGTTGAAGATATGTTGCGAGAGCAGATACAGAAGAAAGACTTTTATGATACTGACAGTGGCGGCAACATGCCTCCACGTGGAGGAGGCagtggtggcggtggtggaAATGGTGAGGAGCGTCCTGAAGGGTCAGGAGGAGAAGATGGTGGTCTTGCTGGGATCGCAGATGAAACTTTGCAAGTGGTTTTGGCGACCTTAGGCTTCATCTTTTTGGTAAATGACACAAATTTCAGGAAAGATTTGAACTTCAAATATCGTATCTTGCTTTGATGGaatatatctttgtttttgcagtACACATACATTATCACTGGGGAGGAATTGGTCAAGCTTGCAAGGGATTACATTAGGTTTCTTATGGGAAGACCTAAGACTGTTCGATTGACCCGAGCCATGGATAGTTGGAACGGATTCTTGGAGAAGATGTCGAGGCAAAGAGTGTATGATGAGTATTGGCTAGAAAAGGCGATCATCAACACACCAACCTGGTATGATAGCCCTGAGAAGTACAGACGTGTTATCAAGGCTTATGTTGATTCAAATTCTGATGAAGCTTATGTGGAATCAAATTCTGATGAGGTATCTTACTAGGTTAGGAACAGGAAGAGATCCATAATAacaattgagttttttttcttagtgtTTGAAATTTAGAATCAGTTTCTTTGAATTGGATTTATGTTCGTACATTTGTATGGAATTGGTTTATTTATACACGATGAACATTCTCGAGGGAAAAGCAAATGCAAACCAAAATCTCTATTATAACACAAGTCAAAATCTTTTAGATCTTTCAATAGCTTTCAAAATTCAACTCTTAAGCAGCAATTGCAAATCAATGAGAAACACAAAAGGAGAAATCAAAGTTTCTTAGATTTAGTGGTTGAAgtgctttctttcttctctgcctCTGTCGATTTCTTCCGGTCTTTCCTTTCCCTCTTCTTCAAAGCAGTCATGTGGGCCTTAAGAATGGTGGCATATGATGCTTGAAATCTCTGGTGATCCTTAGCACCAACCTTACAAACAAGAAAGCATTGTAACAAGTTAGCTTCTTACAGATCATAGACCAGTATCACTTTACAAGAACTTGGGTAGGTTTTCAatcgttttatttgtttaccgAGCTACTTCCTCAACTGCTAGAAGGCAACTACAATAGTGCAAGGAAGGATAAATAGAGACTTAAGAGAGAATGTTATCTTTTATTCTAGTTCATTATCCAAAGAGAGTAGTAACTCTTAAACAATATCTCGAGTAATCGATGTGCTGTTTAGTTTACTAATGAATAGTTCCTACGTTTGGAAACATACATGGTTCGAGATCATAATCTTGAGATAATGTGTAGAACATACCGAAGTAGAAACAGTTTTCTTTCCATCGGTTGCTCGAATAAGGCATCTGTATTCAATGGATTCTCCAACTGAGCTCAGTTTCCTCTTCTGCACCTTAGACTTGAGAGATGCTGACACAagtaacaaaaatcatataagatATCTTCAAAAAGATATTTCAAGtataaacatataacaaaagtgGAGGATGAGATTTTCAAAGTTACATCTTTTCAAAGTAACCCACACAGAACCcttctctttgcttttctcAAACATGCTCGTGAGTTCATTGAGGAATGGATCCAACTGTAATAGAAcctgcaaaaccaaaaaggaTGGCATCAAAAAAACGCATGATCAGTCAAAACAATGGcaaaaattagttttctttacTCCATCAATCATTGAACCTTACAATGTAGCATCAATGCTGAATCAAATCCCACCAAACACAAatcagaggaaaaaaaaaaatctcacaaaAATCTTCACATCACATAATCCTGAATTAGCACTGAGAATTTACCATTGTTAAACCGCAGATGGATATCTTTTGCAGATCCTCAAGCACTGAAAATACTTCTTATCACTCAGATAACTGAGAGAGAAAACCATAAACACAATGCAAGTGCAGGGAAGAGTTAGATCTTAAAGTTTAGAACTTTGTCGATATAAATGGAATACGCAACATAAAATCTAAGCACAATTGAAAcaatttcttcaaatcattCGGATTTCTACTCAATTCTACGCTAAGACACCATTGATATACAACCCTAGATCGTCAAAGCTTCTGACAAATCACAACACGGAAACAATATAATTCAATTCGCAACAATTAGGAGGCGTCAAATCCGATCAAGTCAACAAACCCAGCTCAAAAGCCACGAGCTTTAAGAATCAGAATTCaaacttagaaaaaaactatgaaactGACCAGAGAGAGACAAGAATCTGATGATGATCTGCGTCCGAAAACTCACCGGCCGGAGGAGTCTCTTCGGTAAAAAGGAAGTCGCCACAAATCAAAAGACGGGTATACTCTTAGTACTAAAGGACCATTTAAATATGGGCTTATTTAGATAATAATGGGCCTTATTAGGCCCAGTAATTTATAAAACCTTACTAGGGTTTTAACGATACGTTCTCgttctctttctctgaaactcagcttcttcttcagacaCCATTGATATCCTCTAAATTGTTCCCCGTCGTAGAAACTTTAGGTAATCGTTGCCGTCGAGCTGATATTTGTGAAGGGGAAACCCTAATTCGATAAGGGATTGTAAAGTTGCACAAGTTTGCTTATCCCCAGAACCTGCTCTGCAACACAACAATGGGGAAAAAAGGAGGGACTTTGAAGAGAAGTAGCAAAAGCACAAAAACTCGCAAAGATATCGTCGAAGACCAATACGACGACGAGATTGACGCCTGTAAACTTCTACCCACTTCGAAAAATTTgtcctttcttttgtttcctaaAGCTTAATTGATTATTGGAATGACTATGTCCTTATTATTAAGTGCTTACTAGcttatttcttcttaattaaCGATTCTGATGAGATATGTGTGATAGATTGCTCattgtttgagattttgtaAGTTTATGTCTgatgtttggttttttgtcCACAGTTCATAAACAGAGGGATATAGTTCCCTTGGATGTTAATGATGATACTGATGAATCGGATGAAGATGATGTGCAACCTGTATTTGATTTACAGGTTTGTTTTTTGGCTTATGTTTCTAGACATCTTTTGCTTCGATTCTTTCAATTGCTTCCCTttcaatttcagttttgtttggattatAGGGTGTGGATGATGAAAGTGAGGAGGATGAAGATACAGAAGACGAAGAGGAGGCCGAGAATGGACTTACTGCGAAAAGTAAGGATGCCTTCTTATGTCATGTTTACTATATGTAGTTAGTTGTTGCATCTACTCTGTCTGAATGGTATACCTGTAGCTACTCCTTTTCTAAGTGCCTTATTCGTTTTCTCATCGGGGCCTTAATTGTTCAGTGATTAGGCAGAAGAAATATCTGAGGGCAAAGTTTGGTGATGGTGACGATGAAATGgctgatgatgataaggaTAAAGAGGAAGACAAAAGGAGCACATGGGGCGGAAGAAGTGGCCTATACCATAGTGGTGATAATGTGGATTTTGATGTAAGAAGTGTCGACATCTGCAACCCACTGATTATTTGCCTCGATtccatttcttttaaaagCTAGATTCCTTTTGTTAATATTCTGTTAACTCTGAAACAAACTCTACGTAAGTGGCTAATCTGGTTTGATGTGATTTTGAAGATCCTAtcaagtgatgatgaagacattaaagcggaagaagaagaggtcaTACGACTACGGGCAGAACAACTTGGATCCATAACAGCAGCTGATGCTGGGTTAGACGATGATAGTGAAGAAGATAGCGACAGAGAATTAACCATGGAGGTGGGTCATGGGTGTTACAAGTTACTATCATGTAGTTGAAAACTATCCTGTTGCTTAGATCATTGACGCACCATTCTGGTTTATGTTTGGCAGGAAATTTCTGACAAAGGTAAGCAGGCTACAAAATCCATCACagataagaaagagaagggTGATAAGGATACACATGTTGAAGAGATCAAGAAAGACATAAACTCTTTGTCAAAAGAAGAGCAAATGGATGTAGTATATAGGTAATGTTGATGTTTTCTGGTTCTAAATTTTTCATTAACttagtttattttgtattagACTTTCTTACATGTTATGTAAAATAATATTCACGTGATATGTCTTTCGTGTAGTTCTGCTCCGGAAATAGTTGGTCTTTTGTCTGAGTTGAACGATGCAGTTGAAGAGCTTGAGAGTAAGATAAATCCTGTTATGAATAAGGTAAACCTCTTTACtgtttcacaatttttttcaatatgttTCTATATTGCCACTTTATATCACCCTAGTTCGAAAGAAGGGATTTGTGACTCCTCCAGAAATTTATGCAATTATGTCTCCTTGCAGTTAAAGGAAGGAGAAATTTCGTTGAATGGTTTAGCAAGGTACCTGGAGGTTAAGCAGCTTCTGCTACTTACCTATTGCCAATCTATAACATTTTATCTTCTACTCAAGTCTGAAGGGCAGCCCATCCGTGATCATCCGGTCCTTGCCCGTCTTGTCGAGATCAAATCTTTATTAGATAAGGTTCTGCGGTGTAcccttttaagtttttaatctCTCAACAATCTACATGTTGTACTTCTACAACTAGTCAAGctatgtttgtttatatattaaagcTGCTGAGTTaatgtatgttttttgtttaaaattagATCAAAGAACTTGATGAAGAGCTTCCCCCTGGATTTGAAGAGTCCCTAGCAAGAAGTATTGCTAATGGAGCAGTGCAAAAGGTGGTTAAAGAAGATCAGCTCACTTCACCTGTTTCTGATTCAGTAGATAGAATCACACAAGACACAGCCAAGGTAGAAGTTAGGATCTTACTCGCTGTCACTCAAGTTAATCTCTTGTGAGCTATTTGACACTTTCTTTGTACACAACCTTGCTGATCTCTGTTTATTCAGCCGATGAAAATTGACAAcgcaagagaagaaaagaagaaaaaaggagagaaacgCAAGCACCAGGTAAATACAAATCTAAGCATTTTCCTGGATTTTCTATTCTATTGGAAATTGTTCAACCTCTTGCTTACTGGCACATTTTCTTCGTTTAGCTTGAAcaaattctctttctttctagCAGAATGATCTGGTTGATGTGCAAAGTGAGGAGATGTTAAAACTTCGAGCAGCTCTAGAGGGAAAACTTAGAACCAATGGAGTCCTTGGTTCTACTGTTTCAAAGTCTGATAAAGCTCAAAAACGCCAGAAATTAGCTAATAGGTAATAGCTTCTCCTTTCATCATACTTCTTTATGATGGGGATTTCTGGTGTATCTTTTCGAGGATTGTGatgtataatataattattttcttaattcgCATCTAACCAGGAAGCTAGAGACATTCGATGATTATGTGGATGATGCAGACAATAGCACACATAATGTAACAGCTGATAAGCTCACCAAGCTTGTGTCC
It encodes the following:
- a CDS encoding nucleusenvelope protein (FUNCTIONS IN: molecular_function unknown; INVOLVED IN: biological_process unknown; LOCATED IN: chloroplast thylakoid membrane, chloroplast, nucleus, chloroplast envelope; EXPRESSED IN: 22 plant structures; EXPRESSED DURING: 13 growth stages; BEST Arabidopsis thaliana protein match is: glycine-rich protein (TAIR:AT3G59640.2); Has 67 Blast hits to 67 proteins in 20 species: Archae - 0; Bacteria - 4; Metazoa - 9; Fungi - 1; Plants - 49; Viruses - 2; Other Eukaryotes - 2 (source: NCBI BLink).) — encoded protein: MSFTQANCFRPSYYPARITRPNCISSVPIRSSVRFDHFPRTSFTLRATAAVSTQFSPLLDHRRRLPTGKSKQSSAVCLFGGKDKPDGSDEISPWKAIEKAMGKKSVEDMLREQIQKKDFYDTDSGGNMPPRGGGSGGGGGNGEERPEGSGGEDGGLAGIADETLQVVLATLGFIFLYTYIITGEELVKLARDYIRFLMGRPKTVRLTRAMDSWNGFLEKMSRQRVYDEYWLEKAIINTPTWYDSPEKYRRVIKAYVDSNSDEAYVESNSDEVSY
- a CDS encoding Signal recognition particle, SRP9/SRP14 subunit (Signal recognition particle, SRP9/SRP14 subunit; FUNCTIONS IN: endoplasmic reticulum signal peptide binding, 7S RNA binding, RNA binding; INVOLVED IN: negative regulation of translational elongation, protein targeting, SRP-dependent cotranslational protein targeting to membrane; LOCATED IN: signal recognition particle, signal recognition particle, endoplasmic reticulum targeting; EXPRESSED IN: 24 plant structures; EXPRESSED DURING: 15 growth stages; CONTAINS InterPro DOMAIN/s: Signal recognition particle, SRP14 subunit (InterPro:IPR003210), Signal recognition particle, SRP9/SRP14 subunit (InterPro:IPR009018).), which translates into the protein MVLLQLDPFLNELTSMFEKSKEKASLKSKVQKRKLSSVGESIEYRCLIRATDGKKTVSTSVGAKDHQRFQASYATILKAHMTALKKRERKDRKKSTEAEKKESTSTTKSKKL
- a CDS encoding Signal recognition particle, SRP9/SRP14 subunit (Signal recognition particle, SRP9/SRP14 subunit; FUNCTIONS IN: 7S RNA binding, endoplasmic reticulum signal peptide binding, RNA binding; INVOLVED IN: negative regulation of translational elongation, protein targeting, SRP-dependent cotranslational protein targeting to membrane; LOCATED IN: signal recognition particle, signal recognition particle, endoplasmic reticulum targeting; EXPRESSED IN: 24 plant structures; EXPRESSED DURING: 15 growth stages; CONTAINS InterPro DOMAIN/s: Signal recognition particle, SRP14 subunit (InterPro:IPR003210), Signal recognition particle, SRP9/SRP14 subunit (InterPro:IPR009018); Has 216 Blast hits to 216 proteins in 99 species: Archae - 0; Bacteria - 0; Metazoa - 113; Fungi - 35; Plants - 46; Viruses - 0; Other Eukaryotes - 22 (source: NCBI BLink).); the protein is MVLLQLDPFLNELTSMFEKSKEKGSVWVTLKRSSLKSKVQKRKLSSVGESIEYRCLIRATDGKKTVSTSVGAKDHQRFQASYATILKAHMTALKKRERKDRKKSTEAEKKESTSTTKSKKL
- the EMB2777 gene encoding Sas10/U3 ribonucleoprotein (Utp) family protein (EMBRYO DEFECTIVE 2777 (EMB2777); FUNCTIONS IN: molecular_function unknown; INVOLVED IN: gene silencing; LOCATED IN: nucleus; EXPRESSED IN: 22 plant structures; EXPRESSED DURING: 12 growth stages; CONTAINS InterPro DOMAIN/s: Sas10/Utp3/C1D (InterPro:IPR007146), Something about silencing protein 10 (Sas10), C-terminal (InterPro:IPR018972); BEST Arabidopsis thaliana protein match is: unknown protein (TAIR:AT3G28230.2); Has 14657 Blast hits to 10395 proteins in 729 species: Archae - 127; Bacteria - 2247; Metazoa - 4743; Fungi - 2020; Plants - 661; Viruses - 159; Other Eukaryotes - 4700 (source: NCBI BLink).); amino-acid sequence: MGKKGGTLKRSSKSTKTRKDIVEDQYDDEIDAFHKQRDIVPLDVNDDTDESDEDDVQPVFDLQGVDDESEEDEDTEDEEEAENGLTAKMIRQKKYLRAKFGDGDDEMADDDKDKEEDKRSTWGGRSGLYHSGDNVDFDILSSDDEDIKAEEEEVIRLRAEQLGSITAADAGLDDDSEEDSDRELTMEEISDKGKQATKSITDKKEKGDKDTHVEEIKKDINSLSKEEQMDVVYSSAPEIVGLLSELNDAVEELESKINPVMNKLKEGEISLNGLARYLEVKQLLLLTYCQSITFYLLLKSEGQPIRDHPVLARLVEIKSLLDKIKELDEELPPGFEESLARSIANGAVQKVVKEDQLTSPVSDSVDRITQDTAKPMKIDNAREEKKKKGEKRKHQNDLVDVQSEEMLKLRAALEGKLRTNGVLGSTVSKSDKAQKRQKLANRKLETFDDYVDDADNSTHNVTADKLTKLVSTKRKPKTISGDDDLPQRDDIGERRRKFELRVLAGAGVKSSEGDGRNKNGAFASDDEDDNDGDNNDMVDNDGESEDEFYKQVKQKQQAKRAAKAEIYSRKPHLMPSSPEHVDGKRHISNQMVSNRGLTRQRNRDLKNPRKKYRKNYEKKVTRRKGQVRDIRKQTGPYAGEARGINPNTSRSIRM